DNA sequence from the Candidatus Hydrogenedentota bacterium genome:
ATACCGCTACGCTTGGACGGTTCGGAAGTAATACGGTCAATGACTTCCACGCGTTCCTTCGCGGGGTCGAAACGGAACAGATACCCCGAATTGCCGTGCACGCCGTAGACCATTTTCTCCGCCGCGTACCAAAATGTCTGCCGCCAGTTATAGCCCATGTGCCCCGGCGACGCCGGATCGTATAGTCCAAAATAGTCCTTCTTCAGATCGTCTCCGGCTACGGGCGCAACAGTCTCACTATCGTAATCGTATCGAAAGATCGTGCCGTCGGAATTCGTAAAGTACGCGGCGCCATCGGCAGGATTGATGCAGATCGATCGGCACAGCGTGCGATACGTCGGGCCGGCTCCGTCCTCACCTTGCTCGGAGATCGGACCGAACGTTTTGTACTCCTTCTTCGCAAGGTCATAGCGAAAGAAGATTCCCTTGGGCCACGTAATTCCGTACATGCGCCCGCGTTTCACGTCCATGTTCGTCGTAAGAATTCCTTCGAACGGGACCGCAATGCCGAGGTCGTCAAATACCTTCGATTTCATATCGAACGCAAGCAAGTGCCCGCCGGGGTATCGTGTCCACCCCGCCGGCGGCACGCCCATCTTCTCCATGCCGTCGATGATGCTGTAAAAGCCGGCATGCGTAGAGAAGTACAGTTTTCCGCCGGACTCCACAAAGTTTACATGGCTCTTGCCCTGTACGACGGACTTCTTACCCTTTTCGCCGCAGGCCTCCGTGATGTCGCCAAGCGATTCGATCGATCCCGTCGCTGGATCGAACGAGAACATGCGCGCGCCGACGTCGTGTACATACGTGCTAAGCACGTAGTAGATTTTGCCGTCGCTCGCCGCTCCCATTCCGTTATACGTGTCGTGCCCGTCGGGAAAACCGGAATCGTGCTTGACCCCAATGAGCTTGTGCGCGGGCAGGAACGGGTCCTGTTGCGCATGCGCCGAGCAGAGGCACACCAGCGCGACCGCGGCGATCGCCACAAGAAAAGCCGGGTGCTTGATCGCATGGACTTTCATAATATCCACCTCTCGCTTTGTGTCCTCGGTTACGCCGCGGGCATCGAGTCGCGGTGCGCCCACACCTTCTCGAACGCCCGCACGTATTGTTCGATCAACTCCGGCGCATCGTCGTATACCAACGGCATAAAAATATGGTTCGCGTTCACGTATTCGTTGCCGGGCATCGACTCCGGGATCGTGGGCGGATGGTGCCACCACTTCGCCTCCGAGTATATCGCGAGCTTGTGCTGTTGCGGATAGTCCCAGAAGCTTGCGTTCACGCCTTCGGCCTTCAGCGCCTTCACCAGTGCATCGCGCGTGATTCCCGCCTGCTTGTAGTCCACGAACAACAGGTTTGCCCAGTAGTACGCGCGCTCCTGGTCCGGACGGCAGACCGGCTCCGAAATGCCCGGCAGTTGAGTAATGCGGTCGTTCATCGCGCGAACGTTCTTCCTGACAATGGCGTTGGTCCGGTCGAGCGACTTGAGCTGCTCGCGCGCAAGCGCCGCCGCCATCGGGTGCATTCGATACTTCTGCCCGAACCCCGTACCTGCATACGCTCGGACGGGGCTGCTCTCCGGAAACTTGACCGGATCCTCGTAATGACCGAACGCGGCCGCGCGTTCGAAGTACTCCCGCGTTTGGTACATTCCCATACCGCCTTCGACAGTAGGCATCACCTTCGTCGTTTGGAAGCTGAAAATCCCCATCGCGCCCCATGTACCCATCTTCTTTCCTTGCATTGACGCGCCATGCGCGTGCGCCGCGTCTTCGAGCAGAATCAGTCCCTTCTCCTTGCACCATTCGCCGATACGGTCTAACTCGCACGGCAGGCCCCACGAATGCATCGCCTCGACGGCCTTGACATTCGGCGTGAGCTTTCGCTTGGCATCTTCGAGATCGAGGCATGCCGTCTTCGGGTCGACGTCCACGAACACCGGCACCAACCCGAAGAACCGCATTGCGAGACACGCAGAGAAGAACGTGTACGAAGGCACCATGATCTCGCTGCCCGGCGGCAGATCGAGCGCAAAGTACATGCTGGTCAGCGCGCTCGATCCGTTCATGTGCGCCTTCACAAACGGCGAGTTCGTGTACGCCTTCCATTCCTCCTCGAACAGCGGCAGCTCTTCGTAAAACTTGTTGCTCTCAATCAGTTCGTGCAAGCGCGCCCTTTCCGCCTTGCCGTAGCGCGGCCAGCGGGTCAGCGCCGATACACGCTCCGGCGAAAGTCTGACGGCTGCCGGCCCGCCGTTGACGGCGAGCGTTTCGGAGTTCGCGGCGCGTACCCCGCTGCTCAATGCGAGGCTCGCGGTGACGGCGCTGCCGGTGGCGATGAAGTCGCGTCGGGACACCGGCACGGATGAGATTTTTGCGGGCATTGGGACGTCCCCCTGAATGATTGCTGTTTGGTGACTGAATCGCGCTGCAATTCGCGCCCCCCGGCTACACGAACGTACCGAGTGTGCGGAGATACGCAACCGATTCCTCGATCGCGTGCTTCGTCTGCTCTTCATCGAGGTTGACACCCTGGGTGCCCTCGAACTCCAATGTCACCGGTCCGGCGTACCCGCACGCGTCGAGCACGCCGAACACGCCTTTGAAATCGACTACGCCCTTACCGAGCGGCGGAAATTCCCACGTCTCGAAGCCGCCATTGTGGTCTTTCACTTCGACCGTCGCGACATAGTCAACAATGGTTTTCAACTCGTCCACCGCATTTCGTCCGCGGTTGTAGTAGGTGATATTGCCCGTGTCGAAGTTCACACGAACATTTTGGTGATTGATCGCCTTCATGGTTTCGAGCTGGATGGCGCCGTTGGTCCCGAGATCGGGGTGCGTCTCCAGCGACAGGACGACATTGTGAGCTCTGGCGACGTCTCCCGCTTTGCGCAAATGTTCGTACGCGACTTCCTTGGGTGCGTTCGCGTGTTTCGGAGACAGAAACATGTAACCCACACCCATCTTCTGGCACGTGGCAATCTGGACGGCAAGCGCGTCTACACTCGATGCCTCGGACAAGTCCGCGCTGCCGCGCATCACGAGCGGCGTCAACGAGTGTTGCGCGAGACGTGTTAACGTTTGCTCGACTTGATCCGGCTCGGGAACGTTCAGAAAAAGGTGCTTCACGCCGACCTCCGGCACGTGCGACCATGCGGCGCTCTCGAACTTGCCGTAACTCGCCAGGCGGCAGGCAAGCGGCCTGGCGGGAGCAGCCGGCCTCGCCGGATCGAGTATCGAAAGCGCTGCGGCTGCCCCGGAAACTTTGATAAAGTCGCGTCGCGAAAGCGGAGCGGCGGGAAAGTCTTGGCGCATGGCACCGGCCCCCAAGTGAGCGATATCCCCCGATACCTCTCGAGCGAATCATACGCCTGTCTCGCCGCCTCCCGCAAGGTTTGGCGGCGTGCTAAAATAGCGGCGGGGGGAATCGGCTGCGTGCGCGGGAGCGGCCGAGGGGGAGCCGCAAATGTTTAGGCATTCACGCGATCATAACTCGAATGCTGCGATGCGCTGCGTTGCACCGCGCAACCAGGCAGCCAAGCAACTCGAGGAACTGCTTCGCGCGCGGCGGTCAGTGCGCAAGTATGCGGCGGCGCCGATTGCGTTGGAGCACGTCTCGCAACTGCTGTGGGTCGCGCAAGGAAACGTCGGCGAGACGGGCCTACGGACCGTCCCCTCCGCGGGCGCGCTATACCCCCTAAGCGTGTACGCCGTCGCGGGCGATGTTGACGGGCTTGCCCCCGGCGTGTACGGGTACGCCCCGCGCAGCCACGCCCTCCGGCGCGTGTGCGATCGCGATCTGCGCGATGCGCTCAGCGAAGCCGCGCTCGGACAGGAATGGGTGCGCACCGCGGCGGTGGATTTGCTCATCGTTGCGGACTACACGCACACCACCGATCGATATCATGACCGTGGGCTGCGATACGTCTACATGGAAGCCGGGCACGCGAGCCAAAACGTGTATCTTCTCGCGACGGCACTCGGCCTGGCTACAGTTGCGGTCGGTGCATTCGACGACGACCGCGTCGCGCACGCTCTAAACCTGCCATACACCGAACATCCGCTGTACATTATGCCGGTTGGCGTGGCGCTCGCGCCTTAATCTCGCGGCGCCCGGCGGAATCCTTTCGATCAGAAGCGCGGCGTGCATTGTGGCCGATCGAGAAAGTCGGGCCCTGTCTCCTGAGACGTCTCGTGTTCTTTGTGCCTTCTTGGTGAATTTTCTCCGAATTCTTCGCGTTAGCTGATACACTAATCTGATGAGCCCGTCACCCACATTGCGCCTGCGGATTCCGGGCAAGCGTCAGCGATGGCCATTCGTCCTCGCGGCGCTGGTCGTCGTGCTGGTCGCCGGTCTGCAGGCCGCGAAGTACCTCATTGACGCGGACAAATACCGCCCCTTCCTCATCGAGCGCATCACAAAGAACACCGGGTTGCCCGCAACGGTCGAGCGGATGGATTTCGCGGTGTTTCCCGTGCCCGCACTCCAGGCGCGCAACATTACCGTGGGCGAAGGCGACTTTCGGGCCACGTGCTCGGAACTCAACGCGTACCCAAACCTCGCAAGCCTGCTGCGCGGCGTGATAGACATCAACCGTCTCGATATCGAGTCCCTCGCCGCCACCCTTCCGGCAAAGCCGGGTGATCTCAAAGCGCGAATCGACGCCATGCTCCAGGCGCACAGTGAACACGTCACGAGCGGCACAAAGGTGGACAGTGGAGTAAAACTCGCCATCGGCCGCATTGAAGCGCCGGGCGCGGCCATTACGATGCACGGCAGCGAGCTACCTGTATTCTCGGGAAACCTCGCTGCAACCAACGTATTGTCGGACACTATCGACATCATTGCGGATGCTAAGTCGCCCGCGTACGGCGAAGACTCGCGCGTTGCCGGCACGATTACGCTCAAGCGCAATGCTCCCGCGGAGATCGGCCTTGGCGTTCACGGCGAGCTCGACCTCACAAATGTGGATACGGCAACCTTGTTTAAGGCATCGCGCGTGCCGCGGGCAATTGCGACAGTGCACGCAGTAATCGAGCGCACGGCAGCCAGCCAAGTCAAGATAGCGCTGGACGGCGCGGCGAACCCCGTGCCGGTGGAAGGCTTCGATCTGAGCGCGATTGCCGGCGCGTTTACCGGGGTCGCGTGGTGGGACACTGGACAGATTACGATCAATGAACTGAACTGGAAAGCGCCTGGCCTACAGTTCGTTTCCGATATCACCATCGAGCCGGACGGCGCGATTGCCACGCGTGTGAAGGAAGCAACCGCAAACCGCGACGGCGTGCAGGCGTTCCTGGCGGCGCAGCCATCGGCCAACTATCGCATTTCCCCGGCGGAAAGCGCGCAAGCGTCCGCCAAGGACTTGCTCATCGGTATGACGGCGGACAAGAAACTTCGCCTCGCCGCTGGAACCGGGTCGTTCAGTGGGGTCGATCTGACGTTGCCCAAGGGCCAGCGCGCCATCGCGGGATTCGCCGGCGAAGTCGCGTTCGAAAACGATGCCGTTAAGATAGTCGCATTGAAGGCCGAGGACCTTTCGATCACGGGCACGGTGAAGCCGAACTTCGGCGAGGGCACCGCGGCGGTGGAATTGCAGGGAGCAGTCAAACTTACGCGCGAACGCCTGGGCATGGTCATGCCGCTCGACGCAATCAAAGACGCCAAAGGAAGCATCGCGCTCGATCGGGTTACCGGTACGTTTTCCTCAGGCGGCGGCGTACCGGAAGACCTGTCGATCGCTGGAAAGCTGTCCGGCGGGTCGCTCGCAATCGATACGCCATCGTGGACGGACCAATTTGCAGACGCACACGCGGAATTCAAAGCTACGCCCGGCAAGATCGACACGACTGCGACCGCAACCTCGCGGAAATTGGGAAGCGTCAGCGTAAGCGGAGTGTATACTATCGCGAAACGAACCTGGAGCGGTTCCGCGCGCGGCAATCTGGCGAATATGGATTTGCCATTTCTGAAACAGGAAGCCGCGAAGAAAGTCGCGCCCGGCATCGTCGCCGCGTATGGTGAATCGAAGTTCGGTGTCGACCTTAGCCTGCCCACGGAAAAGGACCCGCTGATCCACGTCAATTTCGAGCGATCGGGCGATCCGCGGCTCGCCGGGGCTGTCGCCATGCGCAACGCAAAGAGCGGCTGGGAACTTGGCGATGTAAGCATTGATGCGTCAATTCCCGGCGACGCGTTGCAGCCCATGATGCCCGAAGGTGTCCGCGCCGATGGTAACGTACCAGTAATATTCAAGCGCGACGCAGCCAAGGGTGTGTTCGACGCAACCGTCAACGTAGATGATGCCAATGTCGCGTTGAGCGATTACCTCACGAAGCGCGCGGGCACCTCCGCGAGCATCGAAATTCACGGTGTCGCGACGACCGGCAACTGGGCCGCGAAACAAATTCAGATCGTATGTCTCGATCAAACCATCGACGGCCGGTTCACCGAATCGCGCTTCGAAATTCCGCAATTCGACGTCAGCGCGGGGGCGCTCGCAGCGCTCATGCCGGAGGGCACAAAGGCGGGCGGCCGCATACGCGGCAAAGCTGCCACACAGCCCCTCGAAGCCAATATCATGTTGGACAATGTGAACTTCGCGTTGAGCGACGCGCTGGGCATGGACAACCTCAACGGCGCAGTGGCGTACAACGACGGTGGGATATCGTGCAACGATTTGAGCGTTCGGGGGGCGGACTCCGACTTCACGTTGGATATGGTGTCGCGCGATGGCAAATGGTCCGGCGCGCTAACGGGCAAGCGGCTCAATGTGAACGAACTGCTCGAGATGAAGGCGAAATTTCAAGAATCTTCCCTTGTATCGAACACGGCCGCAACCGGCTCTGCTTCGCCGAATTCCGGATTCACCGGCAAATTCGACGTTAACATGGCCAATGTCGTCTATCGAAAAGCGCAGTTGAGCAACATGTTCACAAACGTCACGGCGCTGAACGGCGACATCGAGCTTGGCAACCTCACCCTCGCAAGCCACGGCGGCGCCACATCCGGCTGGATACGCGTCATGCAACCGCGCGGCGAGCGTCCGGCATCCACCACAATGAGCCTCAAATTGGACGGGGTCGACCTCGCGATCATCGACGACATTGCGCTCGAGGAGTCGCGCGGCGTGAAGGGAGCCACGTCGGGACAGGTCGACCTCGAGCTATTTACCGGCGAAACAATTCCTCCGTTCTCCGGTGCGAACGGCGCCGTGAGGCTCCGCTCGACGGATGGCACCTTCGGGAAAGTGGGCATGGCGACCAAGGTCTTGTCCGTTTTGCGCACGCTCGAAATCACCCGGCTCCGCGCGCCTAAGCTGAAGGACCAGGGTTTGTCGTTCGACACCTGCGAGTCTCAAGCCACCTTCACCAATGGCGTCATGCAGCTTCAATCCCTCGCGATGACTACGCCGAGTTACAACATCACCGCATTCGGTATGATCGATTTCAACAATCAAAACAGCGAGGTCCTCGTGCACGTGGACATCCTGGAAACGGTCCTCGGTGCAGCGGACCTCGTGCCCGGGCTTGACGCGCTCGTGGGACAGGTCCGTTCCGCGGGCGGTGTCCGCATCCTCCTCACCGGCCCGCCTACCGACCCCAACGTGAGCTATGGCTTTGGATCGAAAACCAATGCCATCACCGGCGAGGTGCGCGACACCGTGAAATCGACCGGCAACATCGTGCGCGACGAGATCATTAATCGTGCGGCGGATGCGCTCAGAGGCATTCTAACCAACCCCTGACGCCGGCAGCCGTGCGTCCATTGACCCGCGCCCCCGCCGTTCGCTACGCTACCCGGATTAAGCAACCAATCCCCCAGGCAGCATGTCCACGCGCGAACCGCTCCAAACGCCCCCGTCGGATGCCGATACGAAACGCATTTTGCGCATCGTCTTCTTCATCGTCTTTCTCGATATGGCGGGGTTTTCCGTCATCTTTCCGCTATACCCGAGCATGCTCGATTACTACCTCGCGCGCGAAGGATCGTCCGGCGTACTGGGTTCGATTGTTTCCTGGCTGGATCAGTTGCGTCTATGGCTCGGCGCGCGCCCCGAGCAGGGTCACGACATCATCTTCGGCGGATTTCTCAGCGCGCTCTACGCGTTGCTGCAGTTCATCTGCGCGCCGATATTAGGCGGCATTTCCGATCGTGTCGGGCGCCGCCCAATTCTACTGTTCGCAATCGCCGGACTCGCGCTTTCCTACGGCCTGTGGTTCTTCGCCAGCACGTTTCTCACGCTGGTCGTCGCCCGGCTGATCGGCGGCCTGATGAGCGGAAACATTTCCGCGGCGTCCGCGGTCATCGCCGACGTCACGACGGACAGGAACCGCTCCCGCGGAATGGCCGTGCTCGGATTTGGCATTGGCGTGGCGTTCATGTGCGGGCCTGCCATCGGCGGCATTTCGTCAATGCTGGACCTAACGCGGCATTGGCCCAGCCTGGAGGCATATGGGGTCAATCCGTATTCGGCCGCGGCAGGCGCCTCAATGCTGCTGGCCGTGCTCAACTGGCTCGTGGTTGCATGGGGTCTTCCGGAGACGCTGCCGCGAAACGGCGCGACGGAGCGCGTCCCGCGCTCCGTCAATCCATTGGCCATGTTTGTGGTTCGTTACCGGGGCGTTACGCGCGCTAACGTCACGTACTTCATCTTTCTGTTGGCGTTCTCCGGCATGATGGAATTCGCGATCACGTTCCTTGTCAAGGACCGCTTCGATTTTCAACCCGGCCAAATAGCCGTCATGTTCCTTTTCGTAGGCTTTGTGCTCGCCTTGGCGCAGGGCACTTACGTCCGGAGGCGCAGCGACGTCATCGGACCCAAGCGCATGAGCATTCACGGGCTGCTCTGCATTGTGCCCGGTATAGCGATAGTTGGAATGGCGCAATCGATCTGGATGCTCTATCTCGGGCTTGTCCTCACCACCGTCGGCTCGGCCCAGGTGCGCCCCTGTATGTCTGCCTTAGTCTCGCTGTACACGCCGCCCAACGACCAGGGACGCATACTCGGCGTCTTCCGCTCTCTCGAAGGCCTCACCCGGGCGATGAGCCCGCTTTTGGCCTGCCTGCTTTACTGGAACCTGGGTGCCCCAAAGGCATACGGGGTTGCGGCATTCGCCGTTACCGCATCTTTGGCGCTCGCGCTGACCCTTCCTAAGTTTACAAAATAAGAATATTAATCGATTTTAGTGTAATTATTTAATCTGTTCTTGGATTATCGTTACAAACGGTGCCGCTTGTGGTATACTTACCCGGGGCTATGGGACTGGGCCCACACGGGAGGCTTTTTTTCATGACTGGAACTTTACGCTCGATACTGGTCTGTCTGCTCGTAACCGCCGTGATGTTTTGCGGGCCGGGTTGCCCACGAACGACCAATAATCCCACCGGCAGTGTTAAGCAAGGCAAGGTAACGGTGCTGATTGGTTCGGCGTCGAAAACGTTGAGCCAGGCCCTGCTCGAGGCGGTGGCGCCAAAATCGGTTGTGGCGGCTGAGGAGATTTACTCGCTCACGTTGACCGTTACGGAAATCAGTCTCTCCAAGGATGACGATGATGATGACCACGGCGATCACGACGGCGACGACGACCATGGCGATGATGATGGCGACGATTTCGATGACGATCATGGGGATGATGGCGGTGATGAAGTCGACGACGACAAGCATCACGATAGCGACCATGATGGCGGCAATGGTCATGGCGACGATGGCGACGACGATGGTGATGACGACCATGGGGATGATGACGGCGATGACGACCATGGGGACGACGATGGTGATGATGACCATGGGGACGACGACGGCGATGACGACCATGGGGACGACGATGGCGACGACGACCATGGGGACGACGATGGCGATGACGACGACGAACATGTCGTAGTTTTCCAGGGATCGCAGGAAATCGATCTGGTTTCGCTGGACAACCTTTCGCAGGTGTTCTCGACTACCGATATACCCGCGGGCGTATATCACCGCATCACGCTGAATATCGAGAACCCGCGCCTGCGGCTCGTTAGCGATCCGGAAACCGAAATCACGGACGTCCACCTGACGGCAAATGGGCGGTTGTTTGTCAATACAACGTTTGAAATCCCGGAAGGCGGCAACAGCCTGATAGAACTGATGTTCAATGGCGTTCACCTGGTCCGGTTGGGGAACGGAGGATACGTGCTCACGCCGCAATTGGATGCGAGCGTCACCGTATCCGCGGCGGACGTGACAGCCAACGGAACCATCGCGTCGGTGGACGACGCGGCGGATTCGCTGGTCCTGACGCTGGCGGATGGCGACGTCACCGTGCTTTATGGCGGCGCGGCGATCTTCCTCCCCGCGGACACGGACACACCGACCGGAACCGAGGCGGACCTTCTGCCGGGCGCGAGCGTCGAAGTCGTCGGGACAATCGATCTCGACGGTGTAATAACGGCTTCGGAAATCCACGTGCTATGATTCTCGCTGCGCGGGGCATGTCGAGGATCGAGCGTGCGCAGCGTCGAAGCCCACGAGGAGTAAGGGCCTATGCGTAAAATTCACATGTTGCTGTCCTGCCTTCTGGCGGTCTCCATCGCCCTGATGGGCGCCGGATGTCCACGGCCGGCGGGCAAGGGCAAGGTAACCGTCCTGTTCGGTTCGGACGCGAAGTCGTTGTCCGGGGCGCTGCTCTCGGCGGTTGCGCCGAAAGCGGTCGTAGACACGGCGGACATCGAATCGCTTACGGTGACGGTCACCCAGATTTCGCTGGATTCGGAAGATGAAGACGAAGGCGAAACGGAAGGCGAAGGTGAAGCGAAAGCCGCCGGTGACGTAATCGTGTTCGAGGGGTCGCAAGACCTTGAACTCATCTCGTTGGCGGGCCTTTCGGAAGTGTTCTCGAGCGCGGAGATTCCCGCGGGAACGTACACGAAGATTCGCATCGCGATCGAGAACCCGCGGCTTCGGCTGGCGAGCGATCCGGAGACGGAAATCACGGACATCAAGCTGACGGCGAACGGGCACCTCTTTGTCTCCGAGACGTTTGAGGTGCCTGCCGATCAGAACAGCAACATCGAGATCACGTTCGAGGATTTGCACCTCGTGCTGAACGGCAACGGCCGCTATGTGCTCACGCCGCAGTTGCGCGCGGACATTCTGGTTTCGTCCGCGGACGTAGCGGCGAACGGCACAATTGCTTCGGTCGATCCGGACAACGATTCGATGGTTGTGACGCTCGCGGACGGCGACACCACGGTGCTGTACGCGGGCGCGGCGATCTTCCTGCCGGCGGACACGGACACGCCAACGGGAACGGAAGCGGACCTGGTTGTCGGCGCAAGCGTCGACATCGTAGGGACGATCGATCTCGACGGTGTGATTACGGCGACGGAAATCCATTTGCTATAGTCTCAAGCAGTAGGTTGATTCACGAAGGGCGGCCAATTGGCCGCCCTTCTTCGTTTCAGTCGAAAAGACGATACCGGAGAATGAAGTACAGCGCGGCGACACCGTCTTTCCATGTGATTTTCTTGCCTTCCGAGTATCCGCGGCCGCTGTAGGAGATTGGCACTTCGTAGATGCGATAGCCGCGTTTCGCGACCTTTGCGGTGAACTCCGGCTCGAACCCGAACCGCTCGGATTTGAACGTCACGTCCTTCAAGATGTCGGCGCGGAACGCCTTGTAGCACGTCTCCATGTCGGTGAGATTGATGTTCGTAAGTGCGTTG
Encoded proteins:
- a CDS encoding DegT/DnrJ/EryC1/StrS family aminotransferase; the protein is MPAKISSVPVSRRDFIATGSAVTASLALSSGVRAANSETLAVNGGPAAVRLSPERVSALTRWPRYGKAERARLHELIESNKFYEELPLFEEEWKAYTNSPFVKAHMNGSSALTSMYFALDLPPGSEIMVPSYTFFSACLAMRFFGLVPVFVDVDPKTACLDLEDAKRKLTPNVKAVEAMHSWGLPCELDRIGEWCKEKGLILLEDAAHAHGASMQGKKMGTWGAMGIFSFQTTKVMPTVEGGMGMYQTREYFERAAAFGHYEDPVKFPESSPVRAYAGTGFGQKYRMHPMAAALAREQLKSLDRTNAIVRKNVRAMNDRITQLPGISEPVCRPDQERAYYWANLLFVDYKQAGITRDALVKALKAEGVNASFWDYPQQHKLAIYSEAKWWHHPPTIPESMPGNEYVNANHIFMPLVYDDAPELIEQYVRAFEKVWAHRDSMPAA
- a CDS encoding TIM barrel protein produces the protein MRQDFPAAPLSRRDFIKVSGAAAALSILDPARPAAPARPLACRLASYGKFESAAWSHVPEVGVKHLFLNVPEPDQVEQTLTRLAQHSLTPLVMRGSADLSEASSVDALAVQIATCQKMGVGYMFLSPKHANAPKEVAYEHLRKAGDVARAHNVVLSLETHPDLGTNGAIQLETMKAINHQNVRVNFDTGNITYYNRGRNAVDELKTIVDYVATVEVKDHNGGFETWEFPPLGKGVVDFKGVFGVLDACGYAGPVTLEFEGTQGVNLDEEQTKHAIEESVAYLRTLGTFV
- a CDS encoding SagB/ThcOx family dehydrogenase; translation: MRCVAPRNQAAKQLEELLRARRSVRKYAAAPIALEHVSQLLWVAQGNVGETGLRTVPSAGALYPLSVYAVAGDVDGLAPGVYGYAPRSHALRRVCDRDLRDALSEAALGQEWVRTAAVDLLIVADYTHTTDRYHDRGLRYVYMEAGHASQNVYLLATALGLATVAVGAFDDDRVAHALNLPYTEHPLYIMPVGVALAP
- a CDS encoding MFS transporter, whose amino-acid sequence is MSTREPLQTPPSDADTKRILRIVFFIVFLDMAGFSVIFPLYPSMLDYYLAREGSSGVLGSIVSWLDQLRLWLGARPEQGHDIIFGGFLSALYALLQFICAPILGGISDRVGRRPILLFAIAGLALSYGLWFFASTFLTLVVARLIGGLMSGNISAASAVIADVTTDRNRSRGMAVLGFGIGVAFMCGPAIGGISSMLDLTRHWPSLEAYGVNPYSAAAGASMLLAVLNWLVVAWGLPETLPRNGATERVPRSVNPLAMFVVRYRGVTRANVTYFIFLLAFSGMMEFAITFLVKDRFDFQPGQIAVMFLFVGFVLALAQGTYVRRRSDVIGPKRMSIHGLLCIVPGIAIVGMAQSIWMLYLGLVLTTVGSAQVRPCMSALVSLYTPPNDQGRILGVFRSLEGLTRAMSPLLACLLYWNLGAPKAYGVAAFAVTASLALALTLPKFTK
- a CDS encoding DUF4382 domain-containing protein, encoding MRKIHMLLSCLLAVSIALMGAGCPRPAGKGKVTVLFGSDAKSLSGALLSAVAPKAVVDTADIESLTVTVTQISLDSEDEDEGETEGEGEAKAAGDVIVFEGSQDLELISLAGLSEVFSSAEIPAGTYTKIRIAIENPRLRLASDPETEITDIKLTANGHLFVSETFEVPADQNSNIEITFEDLHLVLNGNGRYVLTPQLRADILVSSADVAANGTIASVDPDNDSMVVTLADGDTTVLYAGAAIFLPADTDTPTGTEADLVVGASVDIVGTIDLDGVITATEIHLL